The DNA region TCCCTGGCTTTCGGTTTTCCAATCCGAACTTTCCCCGCGCTGGTTGCTCGCCCACATCATCGACGAGCACGCGCGTCACGCAGGCCATGCCGACATCATTCGAGAAAGCCTGGACGGCGCGAAGGCCTACCCGCTCTGGCGAGCGGCTTTAGGGCTGCCCGCCGAGTAGGATGCTGGGCATGGAGACTAGTGCTGGTTCCCCAACCGTGCTCGTGGTGGACGACGACCCAGACGTGCTTTCTTCGCTGCAACGCGGGCTGCGCCTCTCCGGCTTCTCAGTGGTCACCGCCGACAATGGCGCCGCCGCCCTCTCCGCAGTGCACCAGCAGCACCCGGACGCCTTGATCTTGGACATGAACATGCCCGGCCTCGACGGGGTGAGCGTGGTGACGGCGCTGCGGGCGATGGGCGACGACATCCCGATCTGCGTGCTTTCCGCCCGCAGCTCGGTCGGGGACCGGATCGAAGGGCTCGAAGCCGGGGCCGACGACTACCTCACGAAGCCGTTCGTGCTCGGCGAGCTCATCGCGCGCGTCAAAGCCTTGCTGCGCAGGCCTTCCACGACGAGCCGCGCCGCCCCGACCGTCGAGTACGGGGTCATCCATGTGGACTACCTGGGGGTGGACATCCCCGGCAGGCGGGTGACGGTGGACGACGAGTCGATCGAGCTGACCAAACGCGAGTTCGAGCTGCTCGCCGCGCTCGCCGAGAACACCGGCGTGGTGCTCTCGCGCACCGAACTGCTCGAGAGGGTGTGGGGCTACGACTTCGCGGCGGACACGAACGTCGTCGACGTGTTCGTCGGCTATTTGCGCAAGAAACTCGAACTCAAAGGCAGGCACCGGCTCATCCACACGGTGCGCGGCTACGGCTTCGTGCTCCGGGCCGGTCAGTAAAGCCCTCGCTCGATGACTGATCCGGACGACACAACCGCGCGCGCGTCAGGCGACGACGCGCGCCATGTGGCGGAGGAGACGCATGCGCGCACGGTCCCGCCCGGCGACGAGCCCCACCACGCGGCCCACCGCAAGCGGGGCCGCCTGGACCGGTGGTGGCGCGCGGGCGCGAAACGACTGCTCCTCAGCCGCCGCCGCTCCCCTTCCCTTCGCGCGCAAGTGGCCTTGTCCTCGGGGATCGGCACGTTCTTCATCGTGACCGTGGTCGCGATCCCGCTCTGGATGCTCATCACGGACTTCAATTTCAACCAGGCCGACGCCCGGCTCCAACGGCTGACCACCGTCGTGCAGGGCCCGGTCTCACGGCGCGAAACCCCCGACGCCGGGCTCGACTTCACCATCCGCACCTCCGGCCTCAGTTTCAGCCGAGGAGCCACAGCCCCGGACCTTCCGGCAGGATCGTTGGTCACCGCGCAGATCGACGGCCGCCTGTATCGCGTGTACACCGTGATCTTCGGGCCGACCGACCAGAACAAACTGGCGGTGGCCGAGCTGCTCGAACCGACCTTGAAGCACATTGACGAGCAGCATCGGGTGATTGTGGTGGTGGGGTTCGCCGCAGTGGTGGCGGGCGGGGTGCTGGGCTGGCTGCTGGGCGGGTTCGCCGTGCGCCCGCTGCGCGAGCTGGCCACCGCCACCCGGCAGGTGACCTCCTCCGGCGGCGTGGGCGAGCCCCCCCACGTCACCGGGGCCCGCGAGGTCGAAGCCATCGCCGAAGCCATGCGCGCCATGCTCGCGCGCATCGGCGAGGAACGCACCACCAGCGACGCCGCCCTGGCCACCGCCCGCGACTTCGCCCTGCTCTCCGCCCACGAACTGCGCACCCCCCTGACCGCCATGCGCACGAACCTCGAAGTCCTCAACATCCACAACCTCCCCCAAGACGACCGCCAAGAAATCGTCGGCGACGTCCTGCGCACCCAACGCCGCGTCGAAGAAACCCTCTCCGCCCTCGAACACCTCGCCGCCCACGAGCTCAACACCGACGACGACTACGCCGACGTCAACCTCAACGACCTGCTCGACCAAGCCGTCGTGGACGCCGCGCGCGCCAACCCCGACGTCGCCATCCGCCTCGTCGCCAACGAACCCCTCCACGCCCGAGCCGTCCGCGCGGGCCTGCGCCTCGCCGTCGACAACGCCATCACCAACGCCATCCGCCACGGCAACGCCACCCGCGTCCACGTCACCCTCGCCACCGCCGAACACCACCCCGACGACGCCCCCGCCATCACCATCACCATCGACGACAACGGCTGCGGGGTCCCCGAAAAACAACGCGACATCGTCTTCCGCCGCTTCGTGCGCGGCA from Segniliparus rotundus DSM 44985 includes:
- a CDS encoding sensor histidine kinase codes for the protein MTDPDDTTARASGDDARHVAEETHARTVPPGDEPHHAAHRKRGRLDRWWRAGAKRLLLSRRRSPSLRAQVALSSGIGTFFIVTVVAIPLWMLITDFNFNQADARLQRLTTVVQGPVSRRETPDAGLDFTIRTSGLSFSRGATAPDLPAGSLVTAQIDGRLYRVYTVIFGPTDQNKLAVAELLEPTLKHIDEQHRVIVVVGFAAVVAGGVLGWLLGGFAVRPLRELATATRQVTSSGGVGEPPHVTGAREVEAIAEAMRAMLARIGEERTTSDAALATARDFALLSAHELRTPLTAMRTNLEVLNIHNLPQDDRQEIVGDVLRTQRRVEETLSALEHLAAHELNTDDDYADVNLNDLLDQAVVDAARANPDVAIRLVANEPLHARAVRAGLRLAVDNAITNAIRHGNATRVHVTLATAEHHPDDAPAITITIDDNGCGVPEKQRDIVFRRFVRGTTAKGPGSGLGMALIAQQAQIHHGNATLTTSPQGGARLTITIPQQQPTHTAHTKDDTV
- a CDS encoding response regulator transcription factor; its protein translation is MLGMETSAGSPTVLVVDDDPDVLSSLQRGLRLSGFSVVTADNGAAALSAVHQQHPDALILDMNMPGLDGVSVVTALRAMGDDIPICVLSARSSVGDRIEGLEAGADDYLTKPFVLGELIARVKALLRRPSTTSRAAPTVEYGVIHVDYLGVDIPGRRVTVDDESIELTKREFELLAALAENTGVVLSRTELLERVWGYDFAADTNVVDVFVGYLRKKLELKGRHRLIHTVRGYGFVLRAGQ